In Terriglobales bacterium, the sequence GGACGGCGCCCAAGGAAAAGAGGTCGGTGCGGGCGTCGGTGAGCTGGCCGCGCGCCTGCTCGGGTGACATGTAGGAAACCGTGCCCAGGGCGGTGCCGGGGGTGGTCAGTTCATTCTGCGGGGCCATGGTCTCGAACTCGGGATTGGCGGCAGGTCCCCTGGCCCGGAAGGCTTCATCGATCTTGGCCAGCCCGAAGTCCAGGATCTTCACCTGGCCCCGGGACGAGACGAAAACGTTGGCCGGCTTGATGTCGCGGTGCACGATGCCCTTGGCATGCGCCGACTCGAGCGCGTCCGCGATCTGGATAGCGATGCCCAACAACTGCTCGATCTCGAAAGGCTGGCTGCGGATGAGATGATTCAGCGGCTGGCCTTCCAGCAGCTCCATGGCGATGAAATGCTGGCGCTCGTGCTGCTCGATGGCGTAGACGGTACAGATGTTGGGATGGTTCAGCGCGCTGGCGGCGCGGGCTTCCCGCTGGAAACGCTCGAGTGTCGGCGCGTCTTGAGCCAGCTCCGGGGGCAGGAACTTGACCGCCACCCGGCGGCCCAGGCTGGTATCTTCGGCCTCATAGACCACACCCATGCCGCCGCCACCCAAGCGGCGAAGAACGTTGTAGTGGGAGACGGCGCGTCCGACGAGGGTTTCCATGAAGGGCGACGCACTGATGTTAGGGGCAAGCGAAGGGAAGGTCAACAGGGCGGTCCGGGGGCGGTCGACTCGGCACTCACCAATCCCCAAGACACCTGTCTATATGGACCAGAGTCCGGTTCAAGCCGCGAACGGAGGGAAACCATGAAGAAGCCAGGGCTGCTGAGCCTGTTCTGGGTAGTCGTGTGCTGGCCGTTGCTGGTCGCGCAGGTCCCGACCGATGCGCCAGCCACTCCTTCAACGGAGTGGAAGACAAAGTCGAAGGGCGGCAAAGTCATCGTCCGCGACAAGTCGAAGCCGGTGCGGAAAGCCATCGAAGCCTGGTATACGCTCAACACGGACGCCTTCCGAGCCAAGGACGTGAAGGCGATCATGGCGTTGCGCACGGATGACTTTCACACGCTAACGCCCGACGGAAAAGTCAACAGTCGCGCCGACATGGAAGCCTACACGCGTCGGCTCCTCGGCATGATCGACCACTTCCTCTCCCTCGAGTTCGAGATAGGAACCTTGGAGGTTGAAGGAGACCTGGCGAGTGCCGACGTCCTGCAAGACACCGTGCGCATGCAGCGTCTTCCCGATGGGACGTTGCACCAAGTCCAGGCGCGTGCGCTGCAACGGGAAACCTGGAAGAAAACGGACGCCGGTTGGAAGCTACACAAGGTCGACAATATCCGAGACCTCGGCATCCTGGTGGACGGAGAGCCATACAAGCGCTGAGGTGACGAGGCAGATCTACGCGCCGCTTTCGCGGCCGACTGTTCTGTTCCTTGCCGACAGGCCTTCGCCCGGTCCACAGGGCGAGGTCAGCCGATGAACTCCTCCACGGCGGCGGCGACCCCCGCCTGGTCGTTGGCCAGGGTGATGGCCCAGCCGTTCTGCTTCATCTCTTCGGCGGCGTTGCCCATGACCACGGGGAGGCCGGCGTACTCCAGCATCTCGACATCGTTGAAGTTGTCGCCAATGGCCATCACCTGGGAGCGCTCGAGGCCGCGATGGCGGGCCCAGCGCTCGAGGGTGTGGCCCTTGGAGCAGTCGCGCCGTAGGACGTCCATGATGGACAAGTCGCGGGCGGGATAGCGGGTGCGCAGGATGGTGAGCTCGGATTCGACCGTGGTGGAACGCAGATGCGCTTCGGCGCGGGCCATGTGGTCGAGCGAGCCGGCGAACGCCATCTGCACCGGGTCGGTGGTGAGCGCGTCTTCGAGCGGGACGACGAAGTCGATGGAGTCGCGATTGCGCTCCAGCCATCGCCTTATGCCGGGATCGAAGCCTTCCGTGGTCTCTACGACCAGAGAGCCCTTGCCTTCGACGTCGAAAGTGACAACCGCGGCTCGGCGAAAGGCATCCATGGCGGAGCACAGGCGAAGGGCGGTCTCCACCGGCATGAGGTCGCGGAAGAAGGTCTCGCCGTGGAGGGAGCGGATGATGGCGCCGTTCGAAGTGATCAGCCAGGAGTCGAAACCCAGGCTCTCGGCGATGGGCAGGGCGAAGCGGTAGCGGCGCCCGGTGACCAGCACGACCTCAACGCCCTTGGCGTGGGCGCGCTGCAGCGCGGCCAGGTTGGCGGCGGGCAGCTCGGAGGTGGGGTCGAGCAGGGTGCCGTCGATATCCACCGCCAAGAGACGGATGTCCGGCTTCACATGCGTAGTCTAACCGATGGCGGTGGGAAGGTCAGTGACACAGCCTAGGCGGCGTTTGCCCGTGCCACCAGGATCTGGTCGCGGGAATCCTCGCCGAAGGGCTGACGGTCGAACGAGCCCCATTCGGCCGCGACTTCCAGGCCCTCGAGCTCGAGCAGATTGAGCAGCTCGGCGTGCGTGTACCAGCGGATGGTAAGGCGGGAGTCACCGTCGGGAAGCCAGCCGCCGGAGGCTACTTGCCGCTCCCAGCGGAACGTGATGTCAATGGTC encodes:
- a CDS encoding Cof-type HAD-IIB family hydrolase produces the protein MKPDIRLLAVDIDGTLLDPTSELPAANLAALQRAHAKGVEVVLVTGRRYRFALPIAESLGFDSWLITSNGAIIRSLHGETFFRDLMPVETALRLCSAMDAFRRAAVVTFDVEGKGSLVVETTEGFDPGIRRWLERNRDSIDFVVPLEDALTTDPVQMAFAGSLDHMARAEAHLRSTTVESELTILRTRYPARDLSIMDVLRRDCSKGHTLERWARHRGLERSQVMAIGDNFNDVEMLEYAGLPVVMGNAAEEMKQNGWAITLANDQAGVAAAVEEFIG
- a CDS encoding DUF4440 domain-containing protein, with product MKKPGLLSLFWVVVCWPLLVAQVPTDAPATPSTEWKTKSKGGKVIVRDKSKPVRKAIEAWYTLNTDAFRAKDVKAIMALRTDDFHTLTPDGKVNSRADMEAYTRRLLGMIDHFLSLEFEIGTLEVEGDLASADVLQDTVRMQRLPDGTLHQVQARALQRETWKKTDAGWKLHKVDNIRDLGILVDGEPYKR